TTTTGAAATCTCTATTTTTACTATATCTTTTTTAAGAATTTCTACTGCATTTTCGCCTACCTTAACTGTAAAAATTTCTTTTTGATAATCGATTAATGAACCTGTAATAATTCTTCCATCTGTTAAATAAAATTTTTCAGCAAAAATAAATAATGATAATGTTAGTAATAATATTAATAATATTAAAAATCGCTTCATTTTTTATCTCCTCCCCATATGTTTTTTTGTGAATATAAAGTTTTTATCATTTTTTATTTTACCATAATTTTATTGAATATTTTAATTTGAATTGGAGAATTATAAAAACATATGTGGTTATCATAACAAAAAACCCCCTCAAATGAGGGAGTTTTTTCTTTGGAGGCAACGGTGGGATTTGAACCCACGAATAGCGATTTTGCAGACCGCCGCCTTAGGCCCCTTGGCTACGTTGCCTTAACCGTGATTATTATACCATAATAATTATTAAGGGTTATAGAAGAAAATATAAAATTTGTATAAAATCATTCTTTTTTTCTGTAAAACATTTGAATACCTATTTCATCAAGGTTCCTATTTTCTTCCCTTTGATACTCAATTTTATATTCTTCAAATTTTCTTTCTTTTAATTTTTCTAGAATTATTCTTTCTTTACGTGCTTCTAAATATTTTTGTCTTTTTTCTTCTTCTATTGCTACTTTTTCTCTGTAGATTTCACCTAATCTTATTCTTTCTTTTTCTAATGATTCTAAATATGATCTCCATTGTTGAATTTCCTGAATTGTTATTAAATTATTAGATATTTGTTTAATAAAATTCTCGTTTTCTAATTTTATTTTATTATTTATATCAACAAGATCCTGCTCTGATTTAATTCTTTCAGCAGTTGCTTCTAAAAATATTCTTTTTGCTTCTTCTTCTAAACGTTCTCTTAAATTTTTTAATCTTTCTAAATTAAAATGAAATCTCATTTATCCTCCATTATTTTAAACCCAATTTTTCAAGTTTATAATATAAATTTCTAACGGTTAGTCCTAACTTTTTTGCTGTTGCTGTTTTATTTCCTTGAAATGCTTTTAATGTTTCTATAATAATATGTTTTTCATATTCATCAAGTAATTCTTTTAGTGTGCCATTTAATTCTGTTTTTTCTAACTCAGTTTTTTTTAATTCTGGTAAATGCATTGAAGTTATTATTGTATCAGACTGTGACATATTCATCAATGCTCTATCTATAAGACATTTTCTAATTCCCTTATATTTCCAGGCCAATCATAGTCTTCTAATATTTTTAATGCGTCTTCTGAAAAATCATATACAACTTTTTCATGTTTTTGATTCAAAATATGTAATATCTGTTTTGCCATTTTTGGTATATCTTCTTTTCTATCTTTTAATGCAGGAACATCTATGGTAACTACAGATATTTTATAATATAATTTTCTTGAAAATTTCCCTATAGACATTAATTCCTTTAAATTTTCAGGTGTGGCAAAAATTATCCTTGAATTTAATGTTATTTTTTTACCTTTATAATATATATTACCATCATTCAATAGCTCTATCATTAATTTTTGAACTTCAGGACTCATTAAATGTGCATTATCTATAAATAATGTTCCTGTTCCTGCTTCAATTATTAAATTTTCTTTATTTTCAAAAAAATTTTCTAATTGTTTCTTTTCATCTTGAAGTAATAAATTTGTCGATATGAAAGGATGTTCTCTTCTCTTACTGTAATTATGAATAGCTTGAGCTAATATTTCTTTTCCAACACCAGGTTCTCCGTATAATAACACGTTAACGTCTGTATTTGCAGCTTTTTTAGCTTGAAAAATTACATTTTTCATTATTTCTGATTCTGCTACAATATCCTCAAATGCGTATTTTGCTTCGTCCTTTTTAAGTAATCTTTTAGTTGCTTCAAGTTCTCTAATTAATCTTTCAATTTCAGAAATGTCATGAATTACTCCAACACTTCCTTTAAATTCACCTTTTACAAATATAGGATTTACATTAATTAAAACTTCTTTCTTATTGGTTGCTAATTTTGTTTTAACATTTAAGATAGGTTTTTTTTCTCTGGAACACCTTATATGCATACTTTCTTGTCCTTCAGCAATATCATATGTTGCTAATTTTCCCATAACTTCTTTTGGTGTAAGACCTGTTACTTTTGTATAAGCTTTATTCACCATCACTATTCTTCCTTCTTCATCTGCAACTGAAATTGCATCATATGTTGAATCTATAATTGCCCTTAATAATGAATCCAACTCTCTTAAATTTGTTACCTCTTCAGCTAATTTCTGAATACTTGTTACATCTCTAAAGATTGCAGCAGCACCAATTATCTCCTCATCCTCATCTTTTATTGGAAATCTTGAAGTTACTATAATTTTTTTACCAAGATTTTGTATTCTGTCTAATTCTGGAATACCCGTTTTTAAAACAATATGAAGACGAGTATCTGTAATAGTGTCTGTAACTTTTGTATACAATGCTTTTTCTTTTGGAATACTTAATATTTTTGCTGCTGAATTATTCAAAAAAATAATTTCTTCATTTTCATTAATTAAAATAACAGCTTCTTGTATATCATCAAGTATTCTCATAATCATTTCTTCATTACTCACAGTAACCCCCCTCTAATAACTTATGTTCTTGGATCCATCCATCTAAATCTAATTCAATCATAGTATCTATAACTTTATCATATTCACTTTTTTTCAAAAACCTATTTATTTCCGGATATTCTTTAGCTTTGTATACTGGAACATATTGATCCATGAGACTAACGAGTATATTTTTATCAATTTTTGAAATAAATTTTAATGCATATTTAGCTTCATCAATGTTATTTGGCAAAACCAAAATTCTAATAATTAATCCTCTTTTCATTATGTTATTTTCAAATATATATTCCCCCTGTGTTTGTTTATACATCTCTTTAATAGCTGTTTGAGCAAAATCCCAATAATCTGGTGTTTTAGAATACAAATTCGCAGCATATTGTGTTGTATATCTTATATCTGCTAAATATATATCTATTATTCCATCTAAAAATTTTAATGTTTCAACTGTTTCATACGATGACGTGTTCCATACTAAAGGTATATTCAAACCTTTTTCAATAGCTACGATCAAAGCATCTATTATAAAAGGTAAATATGGTGTAGCTGTAACTAAATCAATGTTTTGAACATGTTTTTCATTTTGAAGCCATATGAATTTTTCTGCTAATTCTATCACAGAAAATTCTTTACCGAAACCTTTTTGAGAAAAGTTGAAATTTTGGCAATATACACATTTCATTGAACAATTGCTGAAGAACACTCCTCCTGCACCGGTTTCTCCTACTAATGGCGGTTCTTCACCTTTGTATAATACAAATTCCGACACTTTTATTTTATCTCCTATTCTACATACTCCTAACTTTTCATGTCTATTTATTTTACAACCTTTAGGGCATAAATCACATGAACTTAATTTTTCATATAATAAATCTCTTCTTTTATGCAATTCTTTGGTTTCATATAACTTTATGTAATTAGGTATATAACTCATTACAAAGAAAGCCCTCCATCTATTCTTATTACTTGTCCAGTAACATAAGATGAATCATCAGATGCTAAAAACAATACAACCTTAGCAACTTCTTCTGGAGATCCTAACCGTTTTAACAAAATTCTTTGCAATGCAGCTTCTTTAAATTCTTCATTTAAATTTTTTGTCATATCTGTTTCAATAAATCCAGGAGCAACAGCATTTACTCTTATTTGTTCTCCTCTCATTGTTAATTCTTTTGCCCATGTTTTTGTCATTCCAATAATCCCTGCTTTACTTGCAGAATAATTTGTTTGACCAATATTACCCTCTAAACCAACAACACTTGAAATATTTATTATGGAGCCCTCTTTCTGCTTTCTCATTATTTTAGCAACGGCTTTTGTAACTAAAAATACCCCTTTTAAATTTACGTTAATAACAAAATCAAATTCATCTTCTTTCATTAATAATAATAATGTATCTTTTGTAACCCCGGCATTATTAACAAGCACATCGATTCTCTTAAATTCTTTTGCAATTTTTTTAACTGTATCATTTATCTCTTCATTATTTGAAACATCAACTTTATACCCTTTAAAAGTTCCCTTATTTAAAGCATTTAATTCATCTTCAACTTTTTTTAATGCTTCAACATTTCTTGCAAACCCTAATACTATCGCACCTTCTTCGACAAACTTTTTGCTAATTTCTTTTCCAATTCCTCTGTTTGCTCCAGTAACTATACATATTTTATTTTTCAATTTCATCTTATTTCCTCCCATTGATTTTTTATATATCTTATGATATATTATATCATAAATTTTATTAGAGTTATCTTTTATGATATAATTTAAGTGTGAAGGGATGTGAACAAATGGAGCAAGAATTCAAAGATTACCTTAATGATATAGAGAATATATTAGATAGAAAATTAAATGATTCTGAAATATTATTATTGCAAAAAGGTTATTTTTTAGCCAAAGAAGCTCATGAAGGACAAATGAGAGCTTCAGGTGAAACTTTCTTTGAACATCCAAAAGCTGTTTCAAAAATATTAGCAGAATTAAAAATGGATATAGAAAGTATTGTATCCGCTTTATTACATGATGTAGTTGAAGATTGTGATGTCCCCATTGAAAAAATACAAAATGAATTTGGGCTTGAAATTGCTAGAATAGTGGATGGAGTTACTAAGATTAGTAATTTAAAATTAAATGAAAAGTTGAATAAGGTTGATATGAAATCTTTAGAAAAGATCGAAACTATACGTAAAATGCTTCTTGCCATGTCAAATGATATAAGAGTTATTATAGTTAAATTATCTGATAGATTACATAATATGAGAACATTGCAATATGTTCCACATAAAAAGCAAATTATTAAATCACAAGAAACTCTTAAAATATATGCTCCAATTGCTCATAGATTAGGTATCCATAAAATTAAAGCTGAATTAGAAGATTTATCTTTTAAATATTTATATCCTGATGCTTATGATGATTTAAAAAGAAAGTTGGATGAAAAGGTTAAAAATGTCCATGACAGAATGGAAGAATATAAAAATATTATTTCAGAACAATTAGAAAAACATAATATAAAAGCAACGTTACAAGGAAGAACGAAGCATCTTTATAGTATTTGGGAAAAAATGTTAAGAAAAAATAAGAGTTTTGATGAAATTTATGATGTTATTGCCCTAAGAATAATAACAGAGTCACCGACTGCTTGTTATGCTGCATTGGGTGTTGTTCATTCTGTATGGCGACCTGTACCTGGTAGAATAAAAGATTATATAGCTGTTCCGAAGTCTAATGGCTACAGATCTATTCATACAACTGTTATTACAAATAAAGGGGAATCTCTTGAAATTCAAATTAGAGACTGGGAAATGCATGAAGAAAGCGAATATGGTTTGGCAGCACATTGGGCTTATAAAGAAGGTGTTGATTCTAAAAAATTGTATTTTGTAAAAAGATTAATGGATTTACATAAAGAAATTGCTCAATCTGCTTTCAATTTAAATGATATTGAAGAAGAATTAAAAGCACATGAAGTTTTTGTTTTCACACCAAAAGGGGAAATACTGCATTTACCGTATGGTGCTACACCAATAGATTTTGCATATTCTATACATACAAATGTGGGGAATCATTTTGCTGGAGCTAAAGTAAACGGAAAAATTGTTCCTATAAGTTGTGAACTTCAAAATGGTGATATTGTTGAGATAATTGTAAATAGAAATTCTTCCGGACCAAGTATTGACTGGTTAAAATATGCAAAGTCATCAAGAACAAAACATAAGATAAAAAGGTATTATAGATTAAAAAATGAGAAAAATCTTGAAGAAAAAGGAAGAGATAAAATTAGAGAAATCGCTAAGGATTTAAATATATCTATTGATAATTTAATACGTGAAATAAAAGATAATCAAAACTTTTGCGAAAGAAACAAAATAAAAAACGAAGAAGAATTATATATAAGAATCGGATTTGGTGATGTCAATCCAAGGGAAATTTACAAACTTTTTGAAAAAAAAGAAGATGTAAAAGAAAAGAAAGAAGAAGAGGATGAAACATTTCAAACTCAAAAAATTTCATACAAAAGAAAAGGTATTGGCGTTATCGTTGATGGTCAGGAAGGTATAGATGTTTACTTTGCAAAATGTTGTAATCCTGTATTAGGAGATGATATTACAGGAATAGTTAGCAGAAAAGGAATTGGAATACATAGAAAAAATTGTTTAAATATTAAGGAAGTTCCTATTTCCAGAATAGTTAAAGTTTCTTGGATTGCTGAGGATATTGAAAACTCTAAATTTGTTACACATTTACTTATTGAAATGGAAAGTAAATCTGTTTTAGATGAAATAAGAAAAAAGATTAGAAATGAAAAAGCCAATATTGAAATGTATGAGACTTCAAGAAAAATCGATAGAATCGATTTGAAAATGCGTCTTGCAGTAAAAGATATTCAACATTTAATGCGAGTTTTAACCGCAATTAAAAACATAAAAGGAGTATATAATGTAAGGAGGAGTTAGTTTTGAGAGCGGTTGTTCAAAGAGTTAAAAAAGCACATGTTAATGTGGAAGGAAAAACTGTTGGTAAAATCAACAAAGGTATTTTAGTATTTTTAGGTGTTGGACAAAATGATACTGAAAAAGATATTGAATGGTTAGCAGATAAAATTCTTAATCTTAGGATTTTTGAAGATGAAAATTATAAGATGAATTTATCTTTATTGGATATTAAAGGTGAAATTTTAGTTGTTTCACAATTCACTTTATATGGTGATTGCAGAAAAGGTAGAAGACCTTCATATTCAAATGCTGCTAAACCGGAAAAAGGTAAAGAATTCTATGAAAACTTTATACAGTTTATAGAAAAAAAATACCATCTTAACGTAGAAAAAGGTGTTTTTCAGGCTGAAATGGAAGTTAATTTAATTAATGATGGACCTGTAACTTTATTATTAGACTCAGAAAAAACTTTTTAAAAATTCTTGGAGGTGTTATTATGAAAGAAGTAGAAGTAACTGTTTTTGTATATTCTGAACATCCATTTGATGCACATATTAGTTCTGAAGGAGCAGAATATGGAATTACTCCACAAAATATACATAAAATTTATAGAGGAGAAGAAAAACCTGCAAAAGGCATAGTTATTAAATTCAAAATGCCTGATGGTACAAAAAAATATGTAAGAGCTGAATAGAGGGAAAATAATGAGAAATTTGTATTTAATTGATGGTAGCGGTGTTGCTTATAGAGCTTTTTTTGCTTTAGATCAAAATCTAAAAACTACAACTGGAATATACACCAATGCAATTTACGGTGTAACTAAAATGATTTTAAAAATATTAGAAAAATATGTTTTAAAAAATGAAGACGCAATAATTTTTATTATGGATAAAAAAACTGTTACATATAGACATAAATTACTTGAAAGTTATAAAGCTAACAGACCAGAAACACCAAAAATATTTATAGATCAAATACCATATATTTTAGAAATTGTTAATGCTTTAGGAATTAAAACTATTGCTGAAGAAGGTTATGAAGCTGATGACGTAATAGCTACATTATCTCTAAAAGGGCAAAAAGATTTCAATAATATTTACATATTATCTTCTGACAAAGATTTAATGCAATTAGTTAATGACAAAATTAAAATGCTCAGAATAGGTAGAGGAATTACTGACATCATAGAATATGATGTTAATAAAGTGCAAGAAAAATACGGTTTTGGCCCTGAAAAAATACAAGATTTCCTTGCATTAACAGGTGATGCTGTAGATAATATTCCTGGTGTAAAAGGCATTGGCGAAAAAACAGCTACCAAATTAATAAAAGAATTTGGATCGCTAGAAGAAATATATAAAAACGTTAGAAACACCACAAAATCAATACAAAAAAAATTAGTTGAAGGAAAAGAAATGGCTTTTTTAAGCAAAAAACTCGTTCAACTTGTTACAGACGTTCCTTTAGATATAAATTGGAATGACTATATTTATAGAGGTTTTAATGATAATTTAGAAGATTTACTTAATGAATTTGAGTTTAAATCTATTTTACGAGAATTAGGTCTAAAAGAAAGAAAAAAAGCTATAAAAATTAATGATTTACCAGAAGTTGATGATTTATCTTCTAAAGGTAGTTACGAGTTGTTATCCCATAATAACTTAAAAGATTTTCTTGAAACACTAAAAAAACAAGATGTTGTTTCTTTTGATTTGGAAACTACATCTATAGACCCTTATCAAGCTGATATTTTAGGGATCGCATTATCTTTTGAACCAAAAAGAGGATATTATATTGATATTTCGAGTGAAACTTATGAAACAAAAATTAAAATTTTGGGAGAATTATGGGATATCTTGAAAAATAAAAATTTAATAGGACAAAATTTGAAATATGATCTATCAATTATGAAAAATAATGGGTTTGATTTTAAAATCCCTTACTTTGATACAATGATTGCTGCTTACTTAATTTCTCCTGATTCCAGACGTTTTAATATGGATGATTTAGCTAAAAAATATTTGAATTATGAAACAATAAAATATAACGACGTTGTAAACGAAACACTATTCGCAAATACTCTAAAAGATGTTGATATAAATACTGTTGCAGAATATTCAGGTGAAGATGCTGATATTACTTTAAGATTATTTCATGTTTTAAGGCCTAAAATTTATGAATTTGAATTAGAAAAAGTTATGTTTGAAATTGAAAATCCTTTAATTCCTGTTTTGGCACAAATGGAATTAAACGGTGTTTATTTTGATATTCCTTATTTAAAGGAACTTGAAAAAGAATATACTATAATCTCAAATAATATTCTAAAAGAAATTAAAGATATGGCTGGATATGAAATAAATCCTAATTCTCCTAAACAAATAAGAGAGCTTTTATTTGAAAGATTGGGCTTATCTCCTAAGAAAAAAACTAAAGGAGGAAAATTTTCTACAAATGCTCAGGTATTAGAAGAAATGAAAAATGATCATCCTATAATTCAAAAAATACTTGATTACAGAAAATATCAAAAATTATTATCAACTTATATACAAGCAATTCCTAAACTTGTAAATAAAAAAACTAAAAGAGTTCATACATCTTTTAATCAAACTGGTGCCGCTACAGGAAGACTAAGTAGTAGTGATCCAAATTTACAAAATTTACCCATAAGAGAGGTTGAAGGCGAAAAAATTAGAAAGGCTGTAAAAGCTGAAAAAGAGAATTATGTGCTTCTAAGCGCTGATTATTCACAAATAGAACTGAGAGTTTTAGCTCACATGAGCAAAGATCCAGTATTAATAGAATCATTTAAAAAGAATTTAGATATTCACACAATAACTGCTGCTAAACTTTTTGATGTACCAGAAAATCAGGTGGACCATCACATGAGACAAATTGGAAAAATGATTAATTTTTCTATTATTTATGGTGTTTCTTCTTATGGTTTATCTGAAAGGACGGGTGTATCTGTTAATGAAGCTGGAATATTTATAAAAAAATATTTTGAATTATATAAAAATGTAGAAAAATATCAACAACAAATATTATCAGATTTAGCAAAAAATGGTTATGTTGAAACTTTATTTGGAAGAAAAAGATTTTTAAATAATTTAAGATTAAATAAAAATGATTTAAAACGCATGGCTGTAAATACTCCTATCCAAGGAACCGCTTCTGATATTATGAAATTAGCAATGATAAAATTGAACGCTAAATTGCCAGAATATGCAAAAATGATTCTTCAGGTTCATGATGAAATAGTCATTGAGCTTCCTGAAGAGAAAAAAGAGGTAGTTTCTAAAATTGTAAAAGAAACTATGGAAAATGTTATTGCGCTTGATGTTCCACTTAGAGTAGATATTAATATATCTGAAAGGTGGACAAAGTGAGGCGATTTTATGAGAAAGTTATGGATAATTTTATTACTATTGTTAAGTATTTCAATTTTTGGTCGAATTACTATAAATTTTAGATTTCTTTTTACATTTGGAAGTACAAATACAACATATAGTCAATATGTAAAAATACATTATATAGAAGATTCTTCTGTATCAACTATATCCTTTAACTTTAATACATATCCTCAAGATATAATAATAGATAATGAAGAATTTACTGTTTTTTCAAAAAC
This portion of the Marinitoga hydrogenitolerans DSM 16785 genome encodes:
- a CDS encoding sigma 54-interacting transcriptional regulator; the protein is MSNEEMIMRILDDIQEAVILINENEEIIFLNNSAAKILSIPKEKALYTKVTDTITDTRLHIVLKTGIPELDRIQNLGKKIIVTSRFPIKDEDEEIIGAAAIFRDVTSIQKLAEEVTNLRELDSLLRAIIDSTYDAISVADEEGRIVMVNKAYTKVTGLTPKEVMGKLATYDIAEGQESMHIRCSREKKPILNVKTKLATNKKEVLINVNPIFVKGEFKGSVGVIHDISEIERLIRELEATKRLLKKDEAKYAFEDIVAESEIMKNVIFQAKKAANTDVNVLLYGEPGVGKEILAQAIHNYSKRREHPFISTNLLLQDEKKQLENFFENKENLIIEAGTGTLFIDNAHLMSPEVQKLMIELLNDGNIYYKGKKITLNSRIIFATPENLKELMSIGKFSRKLYYKISVVTIDVPALKDRKEDIPKMAKQILHILNQKHEKVVYDFSEDALKILEDYDWPGNIRELENVL
- the fliJ gene encoding flagellar export protein FliJ, translated to MRFHFNLERLKNLRERLEEEAKRIFLEATAERIKSEQDLVDINNKIKLENENFIKQISNNLITIQEIQQWRSYLESLEKERIRLGEIYREKVAIEEEKRQKYLEARKERIILEKLKERKFEEYKIEYQREENRNLDEIGIQMFYRKKE
- a CDS encoding radical SAM protein, translated to MSYIPNYIKLYETKELHKRRDLLYEKLSSCDLCPKGCKINRHEKLGVCRIGDKIKVSEFVLYKGEEPPLVGETGAGGVFFSNCSMKCVYCQNFNFSQKGFGKEFSVIELAEKFIWLQNEKHVQNIDLVTATPYLPFIIDALIVAIEKGLNIPLVWNTSSYETVETLKFLDGIIDIYLADIRYTTQYAANLYSKTPDYWDFAQTAIKEMYKQTQGEYIFENNIMKRGLIIRILVLPNNIDEAKYALKFISKIDKNILVSLMDQYVPVYKAKEYPEINRFLKKSEYDKVIDTMIELDLDGWIQEHKLLEGGYCE
- the polA gene encoding DNA polymerase I codes for the protein MRNLYLIDGSGVAYRAFFALDQNLKTTTGIYTNAIYGVTKMILKILEKYVLKNEDAIIFIMDKKTVTYRHKLLESYKANRPETPKIFIDQIPYILEIVNALGIKTIAEEGYEADDVIATLSLKGQKDFNNIYILSSDKDLMQLVNDKIKMLRIGRGITDIIEYDVNKVQEKYGFGPEKIQDFLALTGDAVDNIPGVKGIGEKTATKLIKEFGSLEEIYKNVRNTTKSIQKKLVEGKEMAFLSKKLVQLVTDVPLDINWNDYIYRGFNDNLEDLLNEFEFKSILRELGLKERKKAIKINDLPEVDDLSSKGSYELLSHNNLKDFLETLKKQDVVSFDLETTSIDPYQADILGIALSFEPKRGYYIDISSETYETKIKILGELWDILKNKNLIGQNLKYDLSIMKNNGFDFKIPYFDTMIAAYLISPDSRRFNMDDLAKKYLNYETIKYNDVVNETLFANTLKDVDINTVAEYSGEDADITLRLFHVLRPKIYEFELEKVMFEIENPLIPVLAQMELNGVYFDIPYLKELEKEYTIISNNILKEIKDMAGYEINPNSPKQIRELLFERLGLSPKKKTKGGKFSTNAQVLEEMKNDHPIIQKILDYRKYQKLLSTYIQAIPKLVNKKTKRVHTSFNQTGAATGRLSSSDPNLQNLPIREVEGEKIRKAVKAEKENYVLLSADYSQIELRVLAHMSKDPVLIESFKKNLDIHTITAAKLFDVPENQVDHHMRQIGKMINFSIIYGVSSYGLSERTGVSVNEAGIFIKKYFELYKNVEKYQQQILSDLAKNGYVETLFGRKRFLNNLRLNKNDLKRMAVNTPIQGTASDIMKLAMIKLNAKLPEYAKMILQVHDEIVIELPEEKKEVVSKIVKETMENVIALDVPLRVDINISERWTK
- a CDS encoding helix-turn-helix domain-containing protein, whose amino-acid sequence is MAWKYKGIRKCLIDRALMNMSQSDTIITSMHLPELKKTELEKTELNGTLKELLDEYEKHIIIETLKAFQGNKTATAKKLGLTVRNLYYKLEKLGLK
- the fabG gene encoding 3-oxoacyl-[acyl-carrier-protein] reductase, whose amino-acid sequence is MKLKNKICIVTGANRGIGKEISKKFVEEGAIVLGFARNVEALKKVEDELNALNKGTFKGYKVDVSNNEEINDTVKKIAKEFKRIDVLVNNAGVTKDTLLLLMKEDEFDFVINVNLKGVFLVTKAVAKIMRKQKEGSIINISSVVGLEGNIGQTNYSASKAGIIGMTKTWAKELTMRGEQIRVNAVAPGFIETDMTKNLNEEFKEAALQRILLKRLGSPEEVAKVVLFLASDDSSYVTGQVIRIDGGLSL
- a CDS encoding RelA/SpoT family protein, translating into MEQEFKDYLNDIENILDRKLNDSEILLLQKGYFLAKEAHEGQMRASGETFFEHPKAVSKILAELKMDIESIVSALLHDVVEDCDVPIEKIQNEFGLEIARIVDGVTKISNLKLNEKLNKVDMKSLEKIETIRKMLLAMSNDIRVIIVKLSDRLHNMRTLQYVPHKKQIIKSQETLKIYAPIAHRLGIHKIKAELEDLSFKYLYPDAYDDLKRKLDEKVKNVHDRMEEYKNIISEQLEKHNIKATLQGRTKHLYSIWEKMLRKNKSFDEIYDVIALRIITESPTACYAALGVVHSVWRPVPGRIKDYIAVPKSNGYRSIHTTVITNKGESLEIQIRDWEMHEESEYGLAAHWAYKEGVDSKKLYFVKRLMDLHKEIAQSAFNLNDIEEELKAHEVFVFTPKGEILHLPYGATPIDFAYSIHTNVGNHFAGAKVNGKIVPISCELQNGDIVEIIVNRNSSGPSIDWLKYAKSSRTKHKIKRYYRLKNEKNLEEKGRDKIREIAKDLNISIDNLIREIKDNQNFCERNKIKNEEELYIRIGFGDVNPREIYKLFEKKEDVKEKKEEEDETFQTQKISYKRKGIGVIVDGQEGIDVYFAKCCNPVLGDDITGIVSRKGIGIHRKNCLNIKEVPISRIVKVSWIAEDIENSKFVTHLLIEMESKSVLDEIRKKIRNEKANIEMYETSRKIDRIDLKMRLAVKDIQHLMRVLTAIKNIKGVYNVRRS
- the dtd gene encoding D-aminoacyl-tRNA deacylase; this encodes MRAVVQRVKKAHVNVEGKTVGKINKGILVFLGVGQNDTEKDIEWLADKILNLRIFEDENYKMNLSLLDIKGEILVVSQFTLYGDCRKGRRPSYSNAAKPEKGKEFYENFIQFIEKKYHLNVEKGVFQAEMEVNLINDGPVTLLLDSEKTF